One genomic window of Candidatus Nitrospira nitrosa includes the following:
- a CDS encoding NAD-dependent protein deacylase, giving the protein MAPGSHLGLVRQHLATARNITVLTGAGISADSGVPTFRGADGLWRHYRAEDLATPEAFERDPKLVWEWYNWRRELIATKQPNAAHVAVVELERRAPAFWLVTQNVDGLHRDAGSRNLSEIHGNIWKVRCTGCNAVDENRDVPISILPSCSQCGALLRPHIVWFGESLLAADLEQCATVLRRCDLLLVIGTSGVVYPAAGFAAVAKEAGAFVVEINVDPTPQSSSVDVSLQGRAKDLVPLLLDPIE; this is encoded by the coding sequence ATGGCACCTGGTTCACATCTTGGACTTGTAAGACAACACCTCGCCACGGCTCGGAACATCACCGTGCTGACCGGTGCGGGCATTTCGGCCGACAGCGGCGTGCCGACGTTTCGCGGCGCAGACGGGTTATGGCGTCACTACCGGGCGGAAGATCTCGCCACACCGGAAGCATTTGAGCGCGACCCGAAACTGGTGTGGGAGTGGTACAACTGGCGGCGCGAGCTGATCGCGACGAAGCAGCCGAATGCTGCCCACGTCGCAGTTGTAGAATTAGAACGTCGCGCTCCGGCCTTCTGGTTGGTGACACAAAACGTCGACGGCTTGCATCGAGATGCCGGCTCACGGAATCTCTCGGAGATTCACGGCAATATCTGGAAAGTCCGCTGCACCGGTTGCAACGCAGTGGACGAGAACCGAGACGTCCCAATTTCCATCCTCCCGTCCTGCTCCCAATGCGGGGCTCTGCTGCGTCCGCATATCGTCTGGTTCGGGGAATCCCTACTCGCGGCGGATCTTGAGCAATGCGCCACGGTCCTGAGACGCTGCGACCTTCTGCTCGTCATCGGCACATCTGGCGTCGTCTATCCGGCCGCTGGCTTTGCTGCTGTGGCCAAGGAAGCCGGCGCATTCGTCGTTGAAATCAACGTGGATCCCACACCGCAATCCTCGTCTGTCGATGTCTCGCTGCAAGGTCGTGCCAAAGACCTCGTTCCGCTCCTACTTGATCCGATCGAGTAA
- a CDS encoding 2-dehydropantoate 2-reductase translates to MKQILMVGAGSVGGFFGARLAKVNPDVSFLLRPKTLAAVKRNGLTIRSADGTFTVRPQVAVDVRELPQPDLIVLAVKAYDLDEVLTQLEPAITEKTVILTLQNGIDTEDRLLARLQRDCVVGGVAYIYSKIAAPGVIDHYKKGTVAIGELMGYESDRLLAIRDVFASANIACHLSKDIRRSKWEKMCWNCVFNPITVLIDDHVAKALDHPEMTGVIRQIVGEVAAISAAMKVPLPPDMPERVVKATQEIRDIHTSMYDDWKAGRRTEIDYLNGFIVQKGRELGIPTPVNEALTAMIKAITEKEPTGRGRVRIEGAVIQSVAFDRVALAALPAEHQLDISTVMPGMQGLGIRLKGLLDVPALAIDADHVVFHASDGTYSACLTLQQAKEFGVLVYELQGTALPDANGGPFRLVTPGLGDLCANVKGVARIEVTKGPGRDTRQTTCPPTP, encoded by the coding sequence ATGAAACAGATTTTGATGGTCGGGGCTGGATCGGTTGGTGGATTTTTCGGGGCTCGACTGGCCAAGGTGAATCCCGACGTGTCGTTCCTATTGCGGCCCAAGACGCTGGCGGCCGTGAAACGGAATGGATTGACGATACGCAGTGCCGACGGAACCTTTACGGTGAGGCCACAGGTCGCCGTAGATGTACGTGAGCTTCCTCAGCCGGATCTGATCGTGCTCGCTGTGAAAGCCTATGATCTCGACGAAGTGCTGACTCAGCTCGAACCGGCCATCACGGAGAAGACGGTTATCCTGACGTTACAGAACGGAATCGATACCGAAGACAGGCTCCTGGCACGACTCCAACGCGATTGCGTCGTTGGTGGTGTGGCGTACATCTATTCGAAAATCGCAGCGCCGGGTGTGATCGACCATTACAAGAAAGGCACGGTCGCCATCGGCGAATTGATGGGATATGAGAGTGACCGCCTGCTTGCCATCCGTGATGTGTTTGCATCGGCGAACATTGCCTGTCATCTGTCCAAAGACATTCGTCGGAGTAAGTGGGAGAAGATGTGTTGGAATTGTGTCTTCAATCCGATCACCGTGCTCATCGACGATCATGTGGCGAAGGCACTCGACCATCCGGAAATGACGGGCGTGATCAGGCAGATCGTCGGTGAAGTTGCGGCGATTTCGGCGGCGATGAAGGTTCCGTTGCCGCCGGATATGCCGGAACGAGTCGTGAAAGCGACGCAGGAAATTCGCGATATTCATACGTCGATGTATGACGATTGGAAAGCGGGACGACGAACCGAGATCGACTACCTCAACGGCTTCATTGTTCAGAAGGGGCGGGAGCTTGGGATTCCCACGCCGGTCAACGAAGCCCTGACGGCGATGATCAAGGCGATCACGGAGAAGGAGCCGACCGGTCGTGGTCGAGTTCGGATCGAGGGGGCTGTCATCCAGTCGGTTGCCTTCGATCGTGTCGCACTTGCGGCGCTGCCCGCAGAGCATCAGCTGGATATTTCCACCGTCATGCCCGGGATGCAGGGGCTGGGGATTCGATTGAAGGGGCTCCTGGATGTTCCGGCATTGGCGATCGATGCAGATCATGTTGTCTTCCATGCATCGGACGGAACGTACTCGGCCTGTCTGACACTGCAACAGGCGAAAGAATTTGGGGTGTTGGTCTATGAGCTTCAAGGCACAGCGCTACCGGATGCGAACGGTGGGCCGTTCCGTCTGGTGACGCCGGGGCTGGGCGATCTCTGTGCCAATGTCAAAGGGGTCGCACGAATCGAAGTCACGAAGGGGCCGGGGAGAGATACAAGGCAAACGACCTGTCCTCCGACTCCATGA